Within Thermococcus indicus, the genomic segment GGTTGAGTACACGGCGGAGGAGGTTGAGGGGCTCGTTGTTAAGCTCAGGAAGGAAGGCTACAGCGCTGCCATGATCGGGACCATCCTCAGGGACCAGTACGGAATCCCGAGCGTCAAGCTCGTCACCGGCAAGAAGATAACCAAGATCCTTGAGGAGAACGGCCTCGCGCCGAACATCCCGGAGGACCTCATGGCTCTCATCAGGAAGGCCGTCAAGCTCAGGAAGCACCTCGAGATGCACCCGAAGGACAAGCACTCAAGGCGCGGTCTCCAGCTCACCGAGAGCAAGATCAGGCGCCTCGTTAAGTACTACCGCAGGACCGGCAAGCTCCCGGCCAAGTGGCGCTACGATCCGGAGCAGGCCAAGCTCCTGGTCCGCTGATCCCTTTCCTTCTTCTTAAACCTGCGGTGGTGAATCTGCCGTGGATAGAGGGGCGTTTTTGGAGCGGGCCAGGGAAGGCGCCGAACTGATCAAGATGCACATTGAGTTAGGGCACACCATCCGCATAGTCTCCCACCGCGACGCGGACGGCATAACCGCCGGGGCGATTCTGGCCAGGGCGGTGGCGCGCGAGGGCGGAACCTTCCAGCTCAGCATCGTCAAACAGGTGAGCGAGGAACTCATCAAGGACCTGGCCGC encodes:
- a CDS encoding 30S ribosomal protein S15, which translates into the protein MARIHARKRGKSGSKRPPRTAPPTWVEYTAEEVEGLVVKLRKEGYSAAMIGTILRDQYGIPSVKLVTGKKITKILEENGLAPNIPEDLMALIRKAVKLRKHLEMHPKDKHSRRGLQLTESKIRRLVKYYRRTGKLPAKWRYDPEQAKLLVR